DNA from Stutzerimonas decontaminans:
CCCGCTCTGCTCTGCAGGCCGCGGCTTCCATTGGCAGCCTGATGATCACCACCGAAGCGATGATCGCCGAAGTGGCTGACGACAAGGCCGCTGGCGGCATGCCGGACATGGGTGGCATGGGCGGTATGGGTGGCATGATGTAAGCCGACCGGCTCCTGAGCTGTAAATAAAAAACCCCGCCTTGTGCGGGGTTTTTTTTGCCTTGCGGTGGTTGCCCTCGCAAGAGACGGCAAACGATGCAACCGTTCGTCCAAAATTGCACATAAATTAATCAACTAGGCTACGGTCAGTTAACTACTCGCCTAATCAAGGGCTTACGCCATGAAGTTGGAAATAGCTCGAGGATTGTTTCTGGTCGGTGCACTAGGGGTCACCACGCTGTGCGTGGCGGCTTGGAACGAGCCCAGCGCCATGCTGGTACAGAGCAGCGCAGACCGCAGTTACTGTCCGCTGCCGCCCAGCGGCAAGGTACGATTCGACGCGGCACGGCCTGATCAGGATCTGCTGTTGCTGCTCTATGGGTTGTCTCAGAGCATGCGCTGAACGGCGCTAGGCGGGAGCCTGCGCACGGCCGTTCAGCTCGCGCCGACTGCCGCATGCCCGCTCGGTGCGTGGTCCGGCTGGGCCAGCAGGTCGTAGACCGCCGGTAGCACGAACAGGGTGAACAGCGTGCCCACCGACATGCCGGTCGCGATCACCAGACCGATGTCGAAACGGCTGACCGCGCCGGCGCCGCTGGCGATGATCAGCGGCACCATGCCGAACACCGTGGCAGCAGTGGTCATCAGCACCGGCCGCAGGCGGATCGCTGCCGCTTCTTCCACCGCTTCGCGCCGGCTCAGACCGCGCTCACGACGCAGCTGATTGGCGAATTCGACGATCATGATGCCGTGCTTGCTGATCAGGCCGATCAGCGTCACTAGGCCTACCTGCGTATAGATGTTCATGCTGGAAAGGCCGAGGAACAGCGGCACCAGCGCGCCGCATACCGACAGCGGTACGGTGACCAGGATCACCAGCGGATCGCGGAAGCTTTCGAATTGCGCGGCCAGGACCAGGAAAATCACCGCCAATGCCAGCGCGAAGGTCATGTATAGCGCGTTGCCTTCCTGGATGTACTGCCGTGAGGCGCCAGCGTAATCGAAGCTGAAACCCTCGGGTGCTTCTTCGCCGGCGATGGTCTGCAGTGTCTTGATCGCTTCGCCCATGCTGACGATCGGAAAGCCCTGAATCATTGCCGCGTTGAGTTGCTGGAACTGCTTGAGCTGGGTCGGCCGGGCGCGGTCACGCACCTTGATCAGCGTCGACAGCGGCAGCATCTCGCCTTGCCCGTTGCGCACGTAGTAGTTGCTCAGCCAATCCGGGTTGTCGCGGTAGGCGCGCTCCACCTGGGCGATGACCTTGTAACTGCGGCCTTCGATGGTGAAGCGGTTGATCTCGCCCTCGCCGAGCAGGGTGCTCAGGGTCAGGCCGAGATCTTCCATGGAGACGCCCATCTGCGCGGCCTTCTCACGGTCGATCTCGACCACGATTTCCGGTTTGTCGAACGCCAGGTCCACATCGAGGAAGGCGAACTTGCCGGACTCCTCGGCGCGCTTGCGGATGCGCTCGGTCACTTGCAGCAGCGTCTCGTAGTCGTTGGCGGTGTTGATCACGAACTGGAAGGGCAGACCTTCGCCGGTGCCCGGCAGCGAGGGTAGGTTGAAACCGAAGATCTGCAGGCCGGGCAGGCGGTCGAGCTTGGCCTGGACCTCAGGCAGGATCTCCATCTGCGAGCGCTCACGCTCGTCCCAGGGTTTGAGCAGGAAGCCGCCGATGCCGCTCTGTACGCCGTCGAAGCCATTGATCTGGAACCAGGAGTAGTACTCCGGAAAGCTCTGGAATATCTCCAGGAACTGGTCGGTATAGGCGTTCAGGTAGTCCAAGTTGGCGGTCTTCGGCGCGCTGGCCATCATGAACACAATGCCCTGATCTTCTTCCGGCGCCAGTTCGCTTTCGGTAAACATCAGCAGGGCGGGAATCAGCGCCAGCACGATCACGGCAAATACCAGCACCACCGGGCGGGTATTTAGCGTGCCGTGCAGGGCGCGCTGGTAGCGCTGCTTGAGGCCTTCGAACAGTTCGTCCAGACGATGGGCGAAGCCGCTGGGGTTCTCTTCGTGACGCAAGAGCTTCGAACACATCATCGGCGACAGGGTCAGCGCCACGACGCCGGAGATCAGTACCGCGCCGGCCAGGGTCAGGGCGAACTCCTGGAACAGCGCGCCGGTCAGCCCCTGCAGGAAGCCGATTGGCGCATAGACCGCGGCCAGGGTGATGGTCATGGTGACCACCGGCATGGCGATTTCCCGTGCGCCGTCGAGGGCAGCCTGGAACGGTGACTTGCCCTGCTCGATATGCCGGTGGATGTTCTCCACCACGACGATGGCGTCGTCCACCACCAGGCCGATCGCCAGCACCATGGCCAGCAGGGTCAGCAGGTTGATCGAGTAGCCCATCGCCTGCATGAAGAACAGCACGCCGATCATCGACAGCGGGATGGTCACCACCGGGATCAGCACGGTGCGCAGCGAACCGAGAAAGAGGAATACCACGACGATGACGATCACCGCGGCCTCGGCCAGGGTCTTCACCACCTCGTCGATGGAGGCCTGAATGAACTCGGTGGCGTCGTAGGCGATGGTCGCCTTCAGGCCTGGCGGCAGCTGGGCCTCGATCTGCGGCATGATCGCCCGGACTTCCTTGATCACGTCCAGCGGGTTGGCGCTGGGCGTGCCCTTGATACCGATATAGACCGAGGGGATGCCGTCGAACGAGCTGATCGAGTTGTAGCTTTCGGCACCCATCTCCACCCGCGCCACGTCACCCAGCAGCACGCGACTGTCGCCTTGCGTGCGCAGCGGGATGGCGGCGAACGCTTCCGGCGTCTTCAGCTCGGTGTCGGCGTTGATACTGGTGACCACGTACTGGCCCTTCACTTCGCCGGCCGCGGAGAGGAAGTTGTACTTGCGTACCGCCTCGTTCACGTCGCCGGCGGAGATGCCGTAAGCGGCCAGCTTCACCGGGTCCAGCCAGAGGCGCATGGCAAACACCTGATTGCCGAGGATTTCCGCTTCGGCCATGCCCGGCAGCGTCGCCAGCTTGGGCTGGATGACCCGCGACAGGTAGTCGGTGATCTGTGGATTGCTCAGCTGGTCGCTGTAGAAGCTGATGTACATCAGCGCGGTGGAATCGGCCGCCTGCTTGTTCAGCACCGGGTCCTCGGCGTCCTGCGGCAGCTGGTTCTTCACCGAGTTGGCCTGGCTCAGCAGCTCGGTGTAGAGGCGATCGGTGTCGGCACCGATGCGTGCATAGACCGAGATCACCGAGGCGTTCTGCTGACTGACCGAGGTCATGTAGTCCACGCCTTCGGCGCTGGCCAGGCTCTGCTGCAACGGCTGGGTGATGTAGCCCTGGATGGTTTCGGCGTTGGCGCCGGGATAGGCGGTGGTCACCGTGATCAGCGCGCTTTCCATCTGCGGGTACTGGCGGATGGTCAGGCTGTTGAACGCCTGGATGCCGAGCAGCACGATCAGCAGGCTGATGACGCTCGCCAGTACCGGACGGCGGATGAAGGGATCGGTGAAAGCCATGGGCAAGTCCCTGGAGCTGTTCGATGTGTGCTGTGCGTCGGGCCTGCCGCATCAACGGCAGGCGTCGTTCAATTGGTCGCTGGCTGCTGTGAGCCTTCCAGCCTGAGCGTGCGGCTTTCGCTGATCGCGACATGGGCGCCGTTGTCCAGCTTGAGCTGGCCGGCGACGATCACCTGCTCGCCGCCCTCTAGGCCCTCAAGAACGACAGTCAGCCCATCGCGCCGCTCGCCGGTGGTGACGAAGCGCCGCTCGAC
Protein-coding regions in this window:
- a CDS encoding multidrug efflux RND transporter permease subunit; protein product: MAFTDPFIRRPVLASVISLLIVLLGIQAFNSLTIRQYPQMESALITVTTAYPGANAETIQGYITQPLQQSLASAEGVDYMTSVSQQNASVISVYARIGADTDRLYTELLSQANSVKNQLPQDAEDPVLNKQAADSTALMYISFYSDQLSNPQITDYLSRVIQPKLATLPGMAEAEILGNQVFAMRLWLDPVKLAAYGISAGDVNEAVRKYNFLSAAGEVKGQYVVTSINADTELKTPEAFAAIPLRTQGDSRVLLGDVARVEMGAESYNSISSFDGIPSVYIGIKGTPSANPLDVIKEVRAIMPQIEAQLPPGLKATIAYDATEFIQASIDEVVKTLAEAAVIVIVVVFLFLGSLRTVLIPVVTIPLSMIGVLFFMQAMGYSINLLTLLAMVLAIGLVVDDAIVVVENIHRHIEQGKSPFQAALDGAREIAMPVVTMTITLAAVYAPIGFLQGLTGALFQEFALTLAGAVLISGVVALTLSPMMCSKLLRHEENPSGFAHRLDELFEGLKQRYQRALHGTLNTRPVVLVFAVIVLALIPALLMFTESELAPEEDQGIVFMMASAPKTANLDYLNAYTDQFLEIFQSFPEYYSWFQINGFDGVQSGIGGFLLKPWDERERSQMEILPEVQAKLDRLPGLQIFGFNLPSLPGTGEGLPFQFVINTANDYETLLQVTERIRKRAEESGKFAFLDVDLAFDKPEIVVEIDREKAAQMGVSMEDLGLTLSTLLGEGEINRFTIEGRSYKVIAQVERAYRDNPDWLSNYYVRNGQGEMLPLSTLIKVRDRARPTQLKQFQQLNAAMIQGFPIVSMGEAIKTLQTIAGEEAPEGFSFDYAGASRQYIQEGNALYMTFALALAVIFLVLAAQFESFRDPLVILVTVPLSVCGALVPLFLGLSSMNIYTQVGLVTLIGLISKHGIMIVEFANQLRRERGLSRREAVEEAAAIRLRPVLMTTAATVFGMVPLIIASGAGAVSRFDIGLVIATGMSVGTLFTLFVLPAVYDLLAQPDHAPSGHAAVGAS